A genomic stretch from Bradyrhizobium sp. 195 includes:
- a CDS encoding TRAP transporter substrate-binding protein, producing the protein MTIVPVNRRAFIKSSAAVTAGLVLSPAIIGRAEAATLKLKCSSSLPNDPKFANGRVYYDNLVKSLKANGLGEQIEVAFFPDNQLGQEIDVINSVKLGVIDLMVSGSSISANLVPLVGTFDLGFLFSSFPQQTKAFDAGAAKPIEDALLKGGNIRIIAWAYNFGSRSVLAKKPVKTPEDLAGLKIRTLPNPVITECLRLMGAAATPLAFGEIYTALQAGVLDGLEHDPPTILASKFFETSKFYALTQHNFSPLAIYFSDVTYNRMDPKLREGFLDAAKKAAADTRSHGLAVEKEALAALTEKGVTVAECDREAFRKRVAPQTENFIKARPESKAVIDIIRATQA; encoded by the coding sequence ATGACCATCGTGCCCGTGAACCGTCGCGCGTTCATCAAGTCATCGGCGGCGGTCACCGCCGGTCTCGTGCTCTCCCCCGCCATCATCGGCCGCGCCGAAGCCGCGACGTTGAAGCTGAAATGCTCGTCCTCGCTGCCGAACGATCCCAAATTCGCCAACGGCCGCGTCTACTACGACAATCTCGTCAAGAGCCTGAAGGCGAACGGGCTTGGTGAGCAGATCGAGGTCGCCTTCTTTCCCGATAACCAGCTCGGCCAGGAGATCGACGTCATCAACTCGGTGAAGCTCGGCGTCATCGACCTCATGGTGTCGGGCTCGTCGATCTCGGCGAATCTAGTGCCGCTGGTCGGCACCTTCGACCTCGGCTTCCTGTTCTCGAGCTTTCCGCAGCAGACCAAGGCCTTCGATGCCGGCGCCGCAAAGCCGATCGAAGACGCTCTGCTCAAGGGCGGCAACATCCGTATCATCGCCTGGGCCTATAATTTCGGCTCGCGCAGCGTGCTGGCGAAGAAGCCGGTGAAGACGCCGGAGGATCTCGCCGGCCTCAAGATCAGGACGCTGCCGAACCCCGTCATCACCGAATGCCTGCGGCTGATGGGCGCCGCGGCGACGCCGCTGGCGTTCGGCGAGATCTACACCGCGTTGCAGGCCGGCGTGCTTGACGGCCTCGAGCACGATCCGCCGACGATCCTGGCCAGCAAGTTCTTCGAAACGTCGAAGTTCTACGCGCTGACGCAGCATAATTTCTCGCCGCTCGCGATTTATTTCAGCGACGTGACCTACAATCGCATGGATCCGAAGCTGCGCGAGGGGTTTCTCGATGCCGCCAAGAAGGCCGCGGCCGACACGCGCTCCCATGGACTTGCGGTCGAGAAAGAGGCGCTGGCGGCTTTGACCGAGAAGGGCGTGACGGTGGCCGAATGCGACCGCGAGGCGTTCAGGAAGCGCGTGGCGCCGCAGACCGAGAACTTCATCAAGGCGCGGCCTGAATCGAAGGCCGTCATCGACATCATCCGCGCGACGCAAGCCTGA
- a CDS encoding Spy/CpxP family protein refolding chaperone — MVRPVIGIAALVFACMLAGAALAKGGHGGGHGGGHGGGHHGGGHFRGHGGGHVHGGRHHRGMRFTAGARRGGPNFGQIRNAAVRPANFRNALNSSAFRSGRLISNPAARAQFVAAAALAGWSGASSGWWQHAGGGYGWVGPLFWPFAYNDLYDYTIWGDGLGFWGYGYPDIYAGMFGPYGYDRLSAYLPQQPQGRRRARSAPLDQLCGSDRRAIVGLPIDQIAAAVQPSDAQGADLDALGNASIDAAALIRTSCPTQAAATAPGRLAAMQLRVEAMQKAVDLVQPALDKFYGSLTDEQKARFNALADDQRRATASSNASPSVQTCSASAAFDWPGATIEERLRPNDTQRAALQVLQDTSAKVSTSLKAACEPNDVMTPPARMAAIRKRLDVMLEGIKSVRAALDDFYATLNDEQKAQFEAIGPRRIS, encoded by the coding sequence ATGGTGCGACCGGTCATCGGAATTGCGGCGCTGGTATTTGCCTGCATGCTGGCGGGCGCGGCGCTGGCGAAGGGAGGGCATGGTGGTGGCCATGGGGGTGGACATGGCGGCGGCCATCACGGCGGCGGACATTTCCGTGGCCACGGCGGTGGGCATGTGCATGGCGGACGGCATCATCGCGGGATGCGGTTCACGGCCGGTGCCCGGCGTGGCGGCCCGAACTTCGGTCAGATCCGCAATGCAGCGGTACGGCCGGCGAACTTTCGCAACGCCCTGAACTCCAGCGCATTCCGCAGCGGCCGGCTGATCAGCAATCCGGCGGCGCGCGCGCAGTTCGTAGCCGCGGCCGCACTGGCCGGCTGGAGCGGCGCAAGCAGCGGATGGTGGCAACATGCGGGTGGCGGCTACGGCTGGGTCGGGCCGCTGTTCTGGCCGTTCGCCTACAACGACCTCTACGACTACACGATCTGGGGCGACGGGCTCGGCTTCTGGGGTTACGGCTATCCGGACATCTATGCCGGCATGTTTGGTCCCTATGGCTATGATCGCCTCTCGGCCTATCTGCCACAGCAGCCGCAGGGACGGCGGCGGGCGCGCAGCGCGCCGCTCGATCAGCTCTGCGGCAGCGACCGCCGCGCAATCGTCGGTCTGCCGATTGACCAGATTGCAGCCGCGGTGCAGCCAAGCGATGCGCAAGGAGCCGATCTTGACGCGCTCGGCAATGCTTCGATTGACGCCGCGGCGCTGATCCGCACATCCTGCCCGACGCAGGCCGCAGCGACGGCCCCCGGCCGGCTCGCGGCGATGCAGCTGCGCGTCGAAGCAATGCAGAAGGCGGTCGATCTGGTCCAGCCTGCGCTCGACAAGTTCTATGGTTCGCTCACTGACGAACAGAAAGCGCGCTTCAATGCGCTGGCTGACGATCAGCGTCGGGCGACGGCGTCGAGCAATGCGAGCCCGTCGGTGCAGACTTGCAGCGCGTCCGCCGCGTTCGATTGGCCCGGCGCCACGATCGAGGAGAGGCTTCGTCCGAACGATACCCAGCGCGCGGCGCTCCAGGTGCTCCAGGATACCAGCGCCAAGGTCAGCACATCGCTCAAGGCGGCCTGCGAGCCCAACGACGTGATGACACCGCCGGCACGCATGGCCGCGATTCGCAAACGCCTCGACGTGATGCTGGAGGGGATCAAGTCGGTGCGCGCGGCGCTCGATGATTTCTATGCCACGCTGAACGACGAGCAGAAAGCGCAGTTCGAAGCGATTGGGCCGCGCCGCATCTCCTGA
- a CDS encoding caspase family protein translates to MRRPVFSNLLLASSLLALTQMMTPTDAAAEARLALVIGQSAYRTVPELPNAANDAKGMTELLGNAGFTVTTAANLAQTEMRAAISDFAGKVSASGADTVALVFYAGHGLQIDGENYLVPVDLDPKREADIPLQGVRLNDMLNTLGALPTRARIFMLDACRNNPFPALSGAGHGLAIVDTKAGAPGSFISYSTSPGAEAEDGSGIDSPYTTAALTVAKQPNLPIEEVFKRIRVAVAQSTDGRQIPWESSSLTTDFKFFGESSGSQPSLPGANSMALASGTRSVEEWRRDLQGKPAMVAYELVITDDTVPAYQAYIELYAQDTRTPRLRTVLERRRQMLAWERATAINTRASFEAYLANWDNSDLAATARRLLLRVQNRNYGVPVAAAATPVAVAMAPTCPCSTPSPPATPVNPSVAPVIKKRVDDTPPKRKVVETPPKRRPPSDQVVYERAPPPDRGPPPEAVMQGIGIGVGIGLGMGMGGRGGGDHYRGDRRY, encoded by the coding sequence ATGCGCCGTCCAGTCTTTTCCAATTTGCTGCTTGCATCCAGTCTTCTTGCGCTCACGCAAATGATGACGCCGACGGATGCCGCCGCCGAAGCGCGGCTCGCGCTGGTGATCGGCCAGTCCGCCTATCGCACTGTGCCGGAACTGCCCAACGCCGCCAACGACGCCAAGGGCATGACCGAGCTGCTCGGCAATGCCGGCTTCACCGTCACCACGGCCGCCAATCTGGCGCAGACCGAGATGCGGGCGGCGATCTCGGATTTCGCCGGCAAGGTCAGCGCCAGTGGCGCCGACACCGTGGCGCTGGTGTTCTATGCCGGCCATGGCCTGCAGATCGACGGCGAGAACTATCTCGTTCCTGTCGATCTCGACCCCAAGCGCGAGGCCGACATTCCGCTCCAGGGCGTCCGGCTGAACGACATGCTCAACACGCTCGGCGCGCTGCCGACGCGGGCGCGCATCTTCATGCTCGATGCCTGTCGCAACAATCCATTCCCCGCGCTGAGCGGCGCCGGCCACGGACTTGCGATCGTCGACACCAAGGCCGGTGCGCCCGGCTCCTTCATCTCCTATTCCACCTCGCCCGGCGCCGAAGCCGAGGACGGCTCCGGCATCGACAGCCCCTACACCACCGCAGCACTCACGGTCGCCAAGCAACCAAACCTTCCGATCGAGGAGGTGTTCAAGCGTATCCGCGTCGCCGTTGCGCAATCGACCGACGGACGGCAGATCCCATGGGAAAGCTCGTCGCTGACCACCGACTTCAAGTTCTTCGGCGAGAGCAGCGGCAGTCAGCCTTCCCTTCCGGGCGCAAATTCGATGGCGCTCGCCAGCGGCACGCGCAGCGTCGAGGAGTGGCGCAGGGACTTGCAGGGCAAGCCGGCCATGGTCGCCTATGAACTCGTCATCACCGACGACACGGTGCCGGCGTATCAGGCCTATATCGAGCTGTACGCACAGGACACCCGTACGCCGCGTCTGCGCACGGTGCTGGAACGACGGCGCCAGATGCTGGCCTGGGAGCGCGCAACCGCGATCAACACCCGCGCTTCGTTCGAGGCCTATCTCGCCAACTGGGACAACAGCGACCTCGCCGCGACCGCGCGCCGGCTGCTGCTCCGGGTGCAGAACCGCAATTATGGCGTGCCTGTTGCCGCAGCGGCGACCCCAGTTGCCGTCGCGATGGCCCCGACCTGCCCGTGCTCGACGCCGTCACCGCCGGCAACGCCGGTCAATCCGAGCGTCGCGCCTGTGATCAAGAAGCGTGTCGACGACACGCCGCCGAAGCGCAAGGTGGTCGAGACGCCGCCGAAGCGTCGCCCGCCGTCTGACCAAGTGGTCTACGAGCGCGCGCCACCGCCGGATCGCGGCCCGCCGCCCGAGGCTGTCATGCAAGGCATCGGCATCGGTGTCGGTATCGGCCTCGGCATGGGAATGGGCGGCCGAGGCGGCGGCGACCATTATCGCGGCGACCGCAGATACTGA
- a CDS encoding NAD(P)-dependent oxidoreductase, with product MKVLLAHTPEMRRNYYGDRSLNGLRAAAEVILHEGGAPLDAAGLVRAAKDVDIIVADRMTEGRGEIFAQLPHLRAFVRCAVDIRNVNVEAASAAGVLVTRAGPGFVQAVAELALGFMVNLSRGVSRSTADYQAGRKAEARMGRQLAGSQIGIIGYGSIGRYLAEVAKVLRMEVLVSDPFAVVSDAAIRQVGLDELLAASDYVVCLAIANEQTENLIGEAALARMQKHGVFINLSRGNLVDEAALAKALRENRIAGAAMDVGRAPDQMPTPELAKLPNVIATPHVGGLTPQAIEYQSLETVRQVEAIVKGEVPPGAVNAERWTRRP from the coding sequence GTGAAGGTTCTGTTGGCTCACACGCCGGAGATGCGGCGGAACTATTACGGCGATCGCAGCCTGAACGGCCTTCGCGCGGCCGCGGAGGTGATCCTGCACGAGGGCGGCGCGCCCCTTGACGCCGCCGGCCTCGTGCGCGCGGCGAAAGACGTCGACATCATCGTCGCCGACCGCATGACGGAAGGACGCGGCGAGATCTTTGCGCAGCTGCCGCATCTGCGGGCCTTCGTCCGCTGCGCTGTCGATATCCGTAACGTCAACGTCGAGGCGGCTTCAGCGGCCGGCGTGCTCGTGACCCGCGCCGGGCCCGGCTTCGTTCAGGCCGTCGCCGAGCTCGCACTCGGCTTCATGGTCAATCTCTCCCGCGGCGTCTCGCGGTCCACCGCCGACTACCAGGCCGGCCGCAAGGCGGAGGCGCGGATGGGCCGCCAGCTCGCCGGCAGCCAGATTGGCATCATCGGCTATGGCAGCATCGGCCGCTATCTCGCCGAGGTCGCAAAAGTGCTGCGTATGGAGGTGCTGGTCTCAGATCCTTTCGCCGTCGTCAGCGATGCCGCGATCCGGCAGGTCGGTCTCGACGAGCTGCTCGCCGCATCGGACTATGTCGTCTGCCTTGCGATCGCCAACGAGCAGACCGAGAACCTGATCGGCGAGGCTGCGCTGGCACGGATGCAGAAGCATGGCGTGTTCATCAATCTCTCGCGCGGCAATCTTGTCGACGAAGCGGCGCTTGCGAAGGCGCTGCGCGAAAACCGCATCGCCGGCGCCGCGATGGACGTCGGCCGCGCGCCCGACCAGATGCCGACGCCGGAGCTGGCGAAGCTGCCCAACGTCATCGCGACTCCGCATGTCGGAGGCCTGACGCCGCAGGCGATCGAATATCAGTCGCTGGAAACCGTGCGGCAGGTCGAGGCGATCGTCAAAGGCGAGGTCCCGCCGGGAGCCGTCAACGCCGAGCGCTGGACGCGGCGGCCCTAA
- a CDS encoding FAD-binding oxidoreductase, which produces MGTTITNNPPRPEPKALASALEQLAARFGNRLITSQAVREQHGHTTTWLPNQPPDGVVMARETADIQDVVRICANNRVPVIPFGTGTSLEGQVNAPAGGISIDLRDMNKVLAVHAEDLDCVIQPGVTRKALNEHLRDQGLFFPIDPGADASLGGMASTRASGTNAVRYGTIRESVLALKVVRGDGEIITTGTRAKKSSAGYDLTHLFVGAEGTLGIISELTIRLRGIPETIAAGAVSFESVHGACQAVILAIQTGIPVARIELLNAAQVQACNAYSKLTLPETPLLLMEFHGSEIEVAEQSKAFGEIAKDCGGGDFSWTTKPEDRTKLWQARHDAYWSVKALRPGDSIGVVATDVCVPISRLAECVSETEEDLKRLNLLSPIVGHVGDGNFHCSLVCDTNDAGEMARGEEFMHRLVERAQAMDGTCTGEHGIGQGKQKYLKAELGPEALDAMRALKKALDPLNIFNPGKIVPEA; this is translated from the coding sequence GTGGGTACCACCATCACCAATAATCCGCCGCGGCCGGAGCCGAAAGCCCTTGCGAGCGCGCTGGAGCAGCTTGCCGCACGCTTCGGCAACCGCCTCATCACCTCGCAGGCCGTCCGCGAGCAGCACGGCCATACCACCACCTGGCTCCCCAACCAGCCGCCCGATGGGGTGGTGATGGCGCGGGAGACCGCCGACATCCAGGACGTGGTGCGGATCTGCGCCAACAACCGCGTCCCCGTTATTCCCTTCGGCACCGGCACCTCGCTCGAGGGCCAGGTCAACGCACCCGCCGGCGGCATCTCGATCGATCTGCGCGACATGAACAAGGTGCTCGCGGTGCATGCCGAGGACCTCGACTGCGTGATCCAGCCCGGCGTCACCCGCAAGGCGCTGAACGAGCATCTGCGTGACCAGGGCCTGTTCTTTCCGATCGATCCCGGCGCGGATGCCTCGCTTGGCGGCATGGCCTCGACCCGCGCCTCCGGCACCAACGCGGTGCGTTACGGCACCATCCGCGAGAGCGTGCTGGCGCTGAAGGTGGTGCGCGGCGACGGCGAGATCATCACGACAGGCACGCGCGCCAAGAAGTCATCCGCGGGCTACGACCTGACGCATCTGTTCGTCGGCGCCGAAGGCACGCTCGGCATTATCTCGGAGCTGACCATCCGTCTGCGCGGCATCCCCGAGACGATCGCGGCCGGCGCGGTGTCGTTCGAGAGCGTCCATGGGGCCTGTCAGGCCGTCATCCTGGCGATCCAGACCGGCATTCCCGTGGCCCGCATCGAGTTGCTCAACGCCGCGCAGGTGCAGGCCTGCAACGCCTATTCGAAGCTGACCTTGCCGGAGACGCCGCTGCTGCTGATGGAATTCCACGGCAGCGAGATCGAGGTCGCCGAGCAGTCCAAGGCCTTCGGCGAGATCGCAAAGGACTGCGGCGGCGGTGATTTCTCCTGGACCACCAAGCCGGAGGACCGCACAAAACTGTGGCAGGCGCGGCACGACGCCTATTGGTCGGTGAAGGCGCTGCGTCCCGGTGACAGCATCGGCGTGGTCGCGACCGACGTCTGCGTGCCGATCTCGCGGCTCGCCGAGTGCGTCAGCGAGACCGAGGAGGATCTCAAGCGGCTCAATTTGTTGTCGCCGATCGTCGGCCATGTCGGCGACGGCAATTTCCATTGCTCGCTGGTCTGCGACACCAACGACGCGGGCGAGATGGCGCGCGGCGAGGAGTTCATGCATCGCTTGGTCGAGCGCGCCCAGGCGATGGACGGCACCTGCACCGGCGAGCACGGCATCGGCCAGGGCAAGCAGAAATATCTCAAGGCGGAACTCGGCCCTGAAGCGCTGGATGCGATGCGGGCGCTCAAAAAGGCGCTCGATCCGCTCAATATCTTCAACCCCGGCAAGATCGTACCGGAGGCCTAG
- a CDS encoding ABC transporter substrate-binding protein, with protein MYRFRSATSVVLTIVLLAATMLPAKADEAGVSEDAILFGQAAALEGPSSALGQRLRQGIIAAFTEINAKGGVYGRKLQLISRDDGYDPDRSVAQTLHLIEDDKVFALIGAVGTPTAMATIPITSARNVPFIGPLSGAEFLRDLELANVVNIRASYGAEAEAWIKHLTEDRHFTRIGIFYQDDSFGRDGLTGVKRALARRGLELAAEGTFERNTRAVTAAWRMIKRAEPEAIVMVGTYGPCAEFIKLAHRRGFYPTFVNISFVGANALARELGPDGEGVIVSQVVPFPWDRSLKLVADYQAAQKAFDPTLTPDFVSLEGYLSGRLAAAALEKAGPKPTRASLLRAINDVGRFDISGSIVSVGLRMLDTPPKVFLTVIQKDGTFRAVDRL; from the coding sequence ATGTATCGATTTCGATCGGCGACATCCGTCGTCCTGACCATCGTGCTCCTGGCCGCGACCATGCTTCCGGCGAAAGCCGATGAAGCCGGGGTCAGCGAGGATGCGATCCTGTTCGGCCAGGCCGCCGCGCTGGAAGGCCCCTCCTCCGCGCTCGGACAGCGCCTACGGCAAGGCATCATCGCAGCGTTCACCGAGATCAACGCCAAGGGCGGCGTTTACGGCCGCAAGCTCCAGCTCATCAGCCGCGATGACGGCTACGACCCCGATCGTTCGGTGGCCCAGACGCTGCACCTGATCGAGGACGACAAGGTGTTCGCGCTGATCGGCGCGGTCGGCACGCCGACCGCGATGGCGACAATTCCGATCACCAGCGCCAGGAACGTTCCCTTCATCGGCCCGTTGAGCGGCGCTGAATTCCTGCGCGACCTCGAACTTGCAAACGTCGTCAACATCCGCGCGAGCTATGGTGCGGAGGCCGAAGCGTGGATCAAGCACCTCACCGAGGATCGCCACTTCACCCGCATCGGCATCTTCTACCAGGACGATTCCTTCGGCCGCGACGGTCTGACCGGCGTGAAGCGCGCGCTCGCCAGGCGCGGCCTGGAGCTGGCCGCCGAAGGCACCTTCGAGCGCAACACCCGCGCGGTCACGGCTGCCTGGCGAATGATCAAGCGCGCCGAACCCGAGGCCATCGTCATGGTCGGGACCTATGGTCCCTGCGCGGAGTTCATCAAGCTCGCGCATCGCCGCGGCTTCTATCCGACTTTCGTCAACATCTCCTTCGTCGGCGCCAATGCGCTCGCCAGGGAGCTCGGCCCCGACGGCGAAGGCGTCATCGTCTCGCAGGTCGTGCCGTTTCCGTGGGATCGCTCGCTCAAGCTCGTCGCCGACTACCAGGCGGCCCAGAAGGCGTTCGATCCGACGCTGACACCGGACTTCGTGTCGCTGGAAGGCTATCTCTCCGGCCGCCTCGCGGCCGCGGCGCTGGAAAAGGCCGGGCCGAAACCAACGCGCGCAAGCCTTCTCCGCGCCATCAACGATGTCGGCCGCTTCGACATCAGCGGCAGCATCGTCAGCGTCGGCCTACGCATGCTCGACACGCCACCGAAGGTGTTTTTGACCGTGATCCAGAAGGACGGGACGTTCAGGGCGGTGGATCGGCTTTAG
- a CDS encoding TRAP transporter large permease: MTKSELAMTAAVPVSGGRHGSIALLLRASDAIAAILLAADLVVVCASVLLRFFFNAPVEWSDDVARGLMVGSAFFGAASALARGENVGVSFFRDLLPVRLRALVDAASALLVVLISGYVAYHAIKLGSLTAGQTTGSGLPLELTFYPMGVGALFMTVFAIDYLCARPLPDIVRGLVAIVVVSGLYLAWDYLSPSSVPSAGTLMLIGFFATLFGGLPIGFALALAALVFIWVEGALPGVIFAQQMARGIDNFVLLAIPFFILVGYLMEANGMSVRLIELLQRAVGRMRGGLNVVMVASMVLFSGISGSKMADVAAVGSVLIPAARRSKQNPGGAVALLAASAVMAETIPPCINLIILGFVANLSIGGLFVAGLLPSALMAAVLIAVSIIFGKRPAQVEEVEPQMPVSGLWSGAIASFGLIFMIFFGFKSGFATATEISAFAVAYALVVGSVVFRELSFKSAAHSFVQAATRAGLVLFIVAAAQSLAFTLTLQQVPHAVGDFMLGLSKTSGVWLFILLAIAVLIVMGSVLEGAAALIIFGPLLLPVAVQLGVDPLHFGVVLVIAMGIGLFAPPLGLGLYGACLIGNVPIEQTVKPIMGYLGLLFLCLLVIAFVPWLSTALPRAFGY; this comes from the coding sequence ATGACCAAATCTGAGCTGGCGATGACAGCCGCCGTGCCCGTCTCGGGCGGCCGCCACGGGAGCATCGCTCTGCTGCTGCGCGCCAGCGACGCGATCGCGGCCATCCTGCTGGCCGCCGATCTCGTGGTGGTCTGCGCCTCCGTGCTGTTGCGCTTCTTCTTCAACGCGCCGGTCGAATGGTCCGATGACGTTGCGCGCGGGCTGATGGTCGGATCGGCCTTCTTCGGGGCGGCGAGTGCGCTCGCGCGCGGCGAGAATGTCGGCGTGTCCTTCTTCCGCGACCTGCTGCCGGTGCGGTTGCGTGCGCTGGTCGATGCCGCGAGCGCCCTGCTCGTCGTGCTGATCTCCGGCTATGTCGCCTACCATGCGATCAAGCTGGGTTCGCTCACGGCGGGCCAGACCACCGGATCCGGCCTGCCGCTGGAGCTGACGTTCTATCCGATGGGCGTCGGCGCGCTCTTCATGACGGTGTTCGCGATCGATTATCTCTGCGCGCGGCCGCTCCCTGACATCGTCAGGGGCCTCGTCGCCATCGTCGTCGTGTCCGGCCTTTATCTCGCCTGGGATTATCTGTCGCCGTCCTCGGTGCCGTCGGCGGGCACGTTGATGCTGATCGGCTTCTTCGCAACGCTGTTCGGCGGCTTGCCGATCGGCTTTGCGCTGGCGCTCGCCGCGCTGGTTTTCATCTGGGTCGAAGGCGCGCTGCCCGGCGTCATCTTCGCCCAGCAGATGGCGCGCGGCATCGACAATTTCGTGCTGCTCGCGATCCCCTTCTTCATCCTCGTCGGCTACCTCATGGAAGCCAACGGCATGTCGGTGCGGCTGATCGAGCTGTTGCAGCGCGCGGTCGGGCGCATGCGCGGCGGGCTGAACGTCGTGATGGTCGCTTCCATGGTGCTGTTCTCCGGCATCTCGGGCTCGAAGATGGCCGATGTCGCCGCGGTCGGCTCGGTGCTGATTCCGGCGGCGCGCCGCTCCAAGCAGAATCCGGGCGGCGCGGTGGCGCTGCTGGCGGCCTCCGCGGTGATGGCGGAGACCATCCCGCCCTGCATCAACCTGATCATCCTCGGGTTTGTGGCCAATCTGTCGATCGGCGGCCTGTTCGTCGCAGGCCTGCTGCCGTCGGCGCTGATGGCGGCCGTCCTGATCGCGGTGTCTATCATCTTCGGCAAGCGGCCGGCGCAGGTCGAGGAGGTCGAGCCGCAGATGCCGGTGTCGGGCCTGTGGAGCGGCGCGATCGCCTCGTTCGGCCTGATCTTCATGATCTTCTTCGGCTTCAAGAGTGGCTTTGCCACCGCGACCGAAATCTCCGCCTTCGCAGTGGCCTATGCGCTCGTCGTCGGCAGCGTGGTGTTTCGCGAGCTCAGCTTCAAGTCGGCGGCGCACAGTTTCGTGCAGGCCGCGACGCGCGCAGGTCTCGTGCTGTTCATCGTCGCCGCCGCGCAGTCGCTGGCGTTCACGCTGACCTTGCAGCAGGTGCCGCATGCGGTCGGCGATTTCATGCTCGGATTGTCAAAGACCTCAGGCGTCTGGCTGTTCATTCTCTTGGCGATCGCCGTGCTGATCGTGATGGGCTCGGTGCTGGAAGGCGCGGCCGCGCTGATCATCTTCGGGCCGCTGCTGTTGCCGGTCGCGGTGCAGCTCGGCGTCGATCCCTTGCATTTCGGCGTCGTCCTGGTCATCGCCATGGGCATCGGCCTGTTCGCGCCGCCGCTCGGGCTCGGGCTCTACGGCGCCTGCCTGATCGGCAACGTGCCGATCGAGCAGACGGTGAAGCCGATCATGGGCTATCTCGGCCTGTTGTTCCTCTGCCTGCTCGTCATCGCCTTCGTGCCGTGGCTGAGCACCGCGCTGCCGCGGGCATTCGGCTACTGA